In Hirundo rustica isolate bHirRus1 chromosome 2, bHirRus1.pri.v3, whole genome shotgun sequence, one genomic interval encodes:
- the LOC120748498 gene encoding inhibitor of apoptosis protein-like: protein MNIVEDSPFLASIMRQSALCDELKYDLSCELYRMSTFSTFPMNAPVSERSLARAGFYYTGVQDKVKCFSCGLTLDSWQPGDNAMEKHKQLYPSCSFVQRMLSVNDLGLSSRSAFSPSVANSLSPSLQSLALSPSLEQVGYFSGSFSSFPQDPVTTRAVEDLSFLGPKLHNPSMRTEDARLRTFHSWPLTFLSPTDLAKAGLYYLGTADKVACFTCGGQLCNWEPKDNAVSEHRRHYPNCPFVENLIRDQQNFNVSNVSMQTHEARVKTFINWPTRIPVQPEQLADAGFYYVGRNDDVKCFCCDGGLRCWESGDDPWIEHAKWFPRCEYLLRVKGREFVSQIQARFPHLLEQLMSTSDPPVDENLDPPIIRFEPGESRSEDAIMMNTPVVKAALEMGFSRRLIKQTVQSKILATGENYKTVNDLVSDLLTAEDEKLEEEKEKQLEEVASNDLYLIQKNRMALFQRLTCVLPILGSLLSAKVITELEHDVIKQKTQIPLQARELIDMILVKGNEAASIFRNCLRDCDPVLYKDLFVEKTIKYVPTEDVSGLPMEEQLRRLQEERTCKVCMDREVSIVFIPCGHLVVCKECAPSLRKCPICRGTIKGTVRTFLS, encoded by the exons ATGAACATAGTGGAAGATAGCCCTTTCTTAGCGAGCATCATGAGGCAGAGTGCTCTGTGTGATGAGCTGAAGTATGACCTGTCCTGTGAACTCTACAGAATGTCAACCTTCTCTACTTTCCCCATGAACGCGCCGGTGTCAGAGCGGAGCCTTGCCCGGGCTGGGTTTTATTACACGGGTGTGCAAGATAAAGTTAAGTGCTTCAGTTGCGGCTTAACATTGGAtagctggcagccaggagataATGCTATGGAAAAACACAAGCAGCTGTATCCTAGCTGCAGTTTTGTTCAAAGAATGCTTTCAGTTAACGACCTCGGACTCTCGTCTCGTTCTGCCTTTTCACCCTCAGTTGCAAACAGTCTCTCACCGTCTCTACAGTCTTTAGCACTTTCTCCAAGTTTAGAACAGGTTGGATATTTCAGTGGctcattttccagttttcctcAAGACCCAGTAACTACTAGGGCAGTTGAAGACCTTTCATTCTTGGGCCCTAAGCTTCACAATCCTTCTATGAGGACAGAAGATGCTAGGCTACGCACCTTTCACTCCTGGCCACTGACGTTTCTCTCGCCCACTGATCTGGCAAAGGCTGGACTTTATTACTTAGGGACAGCAGACAAAGTTGCTTGTTTTACCTGTGGTGGTCAGCTGTGTAATTGGGAGCCAAAAGATAATGCTGTGTCAGAGCATCGGAGACACTATCCCAACTGTCCTTTTGTGGAAAACCTTATCCGAGACCAGCAGAATTTCAATGTTTCAAATGTGAGCATGCAAACGCATGAAGCACGTGTTAAAACATTCATAAATTGGCCAACCAGAATTCCAGTTCAGCCTGAACAGCTTGCAGATGCTGGCTTTTACTACGTAG gtcgCAATGATGATGTGAAGTGTTTTTGCTGTGATGGTGGGTTAAGGTGCTGGGAATCTGGAGATGATCCATGGATTGAGCATGCAAAGTGGTTTCCAAG GTGTGAGTATCTGCTTCGTGTAAAAGGAAGAGAGTTTGTAAGTCAAATTCAGGCCAGATTCCCCCATCTCCTTGAACAG CTCATGTCAACCTCTGACCCGCCTGTAGATGAAAACCTTGATCCTCCAA TTATTCGTTTTGAACCTGGAGAGAGCCGTTCAGAAGATGCAATCATGATGAACACGCCCGTGGTTAAAGCTGCCTTGGAGATGGGATTCAGTAGAAGGTTAATAAAGCAAACAGTGCAAAGTAAAATCTTGGCCACTGGGGAAAACTACAAGACTGTTAATGATCTTGTGTCTGATCTGCTCACGGCTGAAGATGAGAagctggaagaagagaaagaaaagcagttgGAAGAAGTGGCATCAA ATGATTTGTACTTGATCCAGAAGAATCGAATGGCTTTATTCCAGCGTTTAACATGTGTACTCCCAATCCTTGGGAGTTTACTATCAGCTAAAGTAATAACAGAACTTGAGCATGATGTTATTAAGCAGAAGACTCAGATACCATTGCAGGCAAGGGAACTGATAGATATGATTTTAGTCAAAGGAAATGAAGCAGCCAGCATCTTCAGGAACTGTCTACGAGATTGTGACCCTGTGCTCTACAAAGATTTATTCG TGGAGAAGACCATCAAGTATGTTCCCACGGAAGATGTTTCAG GTTTACCTATGGAAGAGCAATTAAGAAGATTGCAAGAGGAAAGAACATGTAAAGTTTGCATGGACAGAGAAGTTTCTATTGTTTTTATTCCATGTGGTCACTTAGTGGTGTGCAAAGAATGTGCACCATCCCTTAGGAAATGCCCTATTTGCAGGGGGACAATAAAGGGTACAGTCCGGACATTTCTTTCGTAA